In a single window of the Osmerus eperlanus chromosome 4, fOsmEpe2.1, whole genome shotgun sequence genome:
- the LOC134018510 gene encoding thyrotropin subunit beta-like, which produces MLGVFTCGLLGVLMGAMGVVCDCMLENYTLLIEKHGCDQCMAVNTTICSGFCHSQDTNVKGRVGKSYLIQQGCMPHTLAYRAAHVPGCQQNISSLLYYPESRSCHCARCDGHTHHCVHRRQAHPIPSSCPFRQPARRNRTRAGKRSRPSKN; this is translated from the exons ATGTTGGGTGTGTTCACCTGTGGGCTGCTGGGTGTGTTGATGGGGGCCATGGGAGTGGTGTGTGACTGCATGCTGGAGAATTACACCCTGCTCATCGAGAAACATGGATGCGATCAGTGTATGGCGGTCAACACCACTATCTGCAGCGGCTTCTGTCACTCCCAG GATACCAACGTTAAGGGGCGGGTGGGTAAGAGCTACCTGATCCAGCAGGGTTGCATGCCCCACACTCTGGCCTATCGGGCAGCCCATGTGCCAGGCTGCCAacagaacatcagctccctgctCTACTACCCCGAGTCCCGAAGCTGCCATTGTGCCCGCTgcgatggacacacacaccactgtgtcCACAGGCGCCAGGCCCACCCTAtccccagctcctgccccttcAGGCAGCCCGCGAGGAGGAACAGAACGCGTGCAGGCAAGAGGAGCCGTCCCTCCAAGAACTGA